In one Oryzias latipes chromosome 13, ASM223467v1 genomic region, the following are encoded:
- the p2ry6 gene encoding P2Y purinoceptor 6: protein MPPSSNSLPTETLISNPFPWDFFSTSFHPTEPYGADIFSVGNSSSVAETASPRCTYKEDFKQILLPAVYSIVFLLGFPLNAAVILKIWRTRPNLSRSNIYMLNLALADFLYVMSLPLLIYNYASHDYWPFGEFTCKLVRFQFYSNLHGSILFLTCISMQRYMGICHPLAVWHKQGGRKKVWLICGGVWLLVITLCAPTFYFASTGTQRNRTVCYDLSTPQRSGDYYPYGLALTLLGFLLPLIGVMVCYCQMARILCRPVSHQGVPMATGEKRDRAVRMIIVVASVFCVSFLPFHLTKTVYQVVRTLPHASCETRNLFSIIYKSTRPFASMNSFLDPILFYFTQPRYRRSTRRLLLRVTARGDKAPPTGSRSYSAAVSKS from the exons ATGCCCCCATCGTCCAACTCCCTCCCCACAGAGACCCTCATCTCCAATCCTTTTCCGTGGGACTTTTTCTCCACCAGCTTTCATCCCACAGAGCCGTACGGGGCAGATATTTTCTCCGTCGGAAACAGCAGCAGCGTCGCTGAGACGGCCTCTCCTCGTTGCACCTACAAGGAAGACTTCAAGCAGATTCTACTTCCTGCGGTGTACTCCATCGTCTTCCTGCTCGGCTTCCCACTCAATGCTGCTGTCATTCTGAAGATATGGAGGACTCGACCCAATCTGTCCAGGAGCAACATCTACATGCTCAACCTGGCTTTAGCAGACTTCTTGTATGTGATGTCACTTCCTTTACTCATCTACAACTACGCCAGCCACGACTACTGGCCCTTTGGGGAGTTCACCTGTAAACTAGTCAGGTTTCAGTTCTACAG TAATCTCCACGGCAGCATCCTGTTCCTCACCTGCATCAGCATGCAGCGCTACATGGGCATCTGCCATCCTCTAGCTGTGTGGCACAAACAGGGAGGTCGCAAGAAGGTGTGGCTCATCTGCGGAGGGGTGTGGCTGCTGGTTATCACCCTTTGCGCGCCaacgttttattttgcttcaaCCGGAACCCAGCGAAACCGCACGGTGTGTTACGACCTAAGCACGCCGCAGCGCTCCGGCGACTACTACCCGTACGGCTTGGCTCTGACACTGCTAGGCTTCCTGCTGCCCCTCATAGGAGTGATGGTCTGCTACTGTCAGATGGCCCGCATCCTCTGCCGCCCGGTGTCCCACCAGGGCGTCCCCATGGCAACAGGGGAGAAACGGGACAGGGCTGTGAGGATGATCATTGTTGTGGCGTCTGTGTTCTGCGTGAGCTTCCTGCCCTTTCACCTCACCAAGACCGTCTATCAGGTGGTGCGCACGTTGCCCCACGCCTCCTGTGAGACCAGGAACCTGTTCTCCATCATTTATAAAAGCACCAGGCCGTTTGCCAGCATGAACAGCTTTCTGGACCCCATCCTGTTTTACTTCACTCAGCCGCGCTACCGCCGCAGCACCAGGAGGTTGCTGCTCAGGGTCACAGCAAGGGGGGACAAAGCCCCCCCAACAGGAAGCAGATCCTACAGCGCCGCTGTGTCAAAGTCCTGA